One region of Clostridiales bacterium genomic DNA includes:
- a CDS encoding DUF4279 domain-containing protein, protein MRVEEYDLCFSPPLPPTVWGELSLCFDVDFPIDTVSSILGVQPTEAKRQRACRWNAYAGTQNPGYWTITFDKTDTFDGDVVQRAMHTFIAEHERALRQVLEQFQPCTALLTIYAVVHQDGEYPSIRLNPYFLQDACRLSASVDIIVDNDYVRAEPDNGDSAV, encoded by the coding sequence ATGCGCGTGGAAGAATACGATCTCTGCTTTTCGCCGCCGCTGCCGCCTACGGTCTGGGGCGAGCTCAGCCTCTGCTTTGATGTGGATTTCCCAATCGACACGGTTTCTTCCATCCTTGGTGTGCAGCCGACAGAGGCCAAACGGCAGCGGGCGTGCCGGTGGAATGCATATGCGGGCACGCAGAACCCGGGATACTGGACGATCACGTTTGACAAGACCGATACTTTTGATGGTGACGTCGTCCAGCGGGCGATGCATACTTTTATCGCAGAACACGAGCGGGCACTGCGTCAGGTCCTGGAGCAGTTTCAGCCGTGTACGGCGCTCTTGACGATTTATGCTGTGGTGCATCAGGACGGAGAATATCCGTCCATTCGGCTAAACCCGTATTTTCTGCAGGATGCCTGCCGGCTCAGCGCGAGCGTGGATATCATTGTAGATAATGATTATGTGCGCGCAGAGCCGGACAATGGCGATAGCGCAGTATAG
- a CDS encoding FxLYD domain-containing protein, producing MTEIDDKAKVCPQCGRKQPSKAKKIVGIVLLALCAIIVIAAIAGGSGDKDKPASAAGTVETQAPENTDPVAKLSYNKLETVTEAAEGRTNYGSQCINGAIKNTSGKQLSYVGVTFALYDQDGNQIGTAIDNISDLTPDSTWKYTAMTLDTEQFASFELTSVDAW from the coding sequence ATGACAGAAATCGACGACAAAGCGAAAGTCTGCCCGCAGTGCGGCAGGAAGCAGCCCAGCAAGGCCAAGAAGATTGTTGGAATTGTCCTGCTTGCCCTGTGCGCGATCATCGTGATTGCCGCGATTGCCGGCGGCAGCGGGGACAAAGACAAACCGGCCAGCGCGGCCGGAACTGTCGAAACGCAAGCCCCGGAAAACACTGACCCGGTTGCCAAGCTCAGCTATAACAAGCTGGAGACCGTCACAGAAGCCGCGGAAGGCCGCACGAATTACGGCAGTCAGTGCATCAACGGCGCGATCAAAAATACGTCCGGTAAGCAGCTGTCCTATGTGGGTGTCACCTTCGCGCTGTACGATCAGGACGGCAACCAGATCGGTACTGCCATCGACAATATCAGTGACCTGACACCAGATTCTACGTGGAAATACACGGCCATGACGCTTGATACGGAACAGTTCGCTTCGTTTGAGCTGACGAGCGTTGACGCCTGGTAA
- a CDS encoding aldolase/citrate lyase family protein, which yields MENTLKQKLAAGAQPIGTFFDTASVSLMECLGRTGLDFAIIDNEHSPIEAETTAALVRAAELSGICPLARVREISRPAVLKLLDVGVQGLIVPNVKTLEQVQELVNYAKYYPIGQRGFCPSRKDGWGFDGLGSVPETMRHFNGETLLFPQCETAEALDIIEDICAVDGVDGIFVGPFDLSISMGMPGQFDAPEFQAAITRIVAACRAAGKYCMFFTGTADGVVDGFRRGFDAMAYSLDAALFIQGVKRDVEDIRSRL from the coding sequence ATGGAAAACACACTCAAACAGAAACTTGCCGCCGGCGCGCAGCCCATCGGCACCTTTTTTGACACCGCCAGCGTGAGCCTCATGGAGTGCCTCGGCCGCACGGGGCTCGACTTTGCCATCATCGACAACGAGCACTCCCCCATCGAGGCTGAGACCACCGCCGCGCTCGTGCGCGCCGCCGAGCTGAGCGGCATCTGCCCGCTCGCGCGCGTGCGCGAGATCAGCCGCCCCGCCGTGCTCAAGCTGCTCGACGTCGGCGTGCAGGGCCTGATCGTGCCGAACGTCAAGACGCTCGAGCAGGTGCAGGAGCTCGTGAACTACGCGAAATATTACCCCATCGGCCAGCGGGGCTTCTGCCCGTCGCGCAAGGACGGCTGGGGCTTTGACGGGCTCGGCTCCGTGCCGGAGACCATGCGCCACTTCAACGGCGAGACCCTGCTCTTCCCGCAGTGCGAGACCGCCGAGGCGCTCGATATCATCGAGGACATCTGCGCCGTGGACGGCGTGGACGGCATCTTCGTCGGGCCGTTTGACCTGTCGATCTCGATGGGCATGCCGGGACAGTTTGACGCGCCGGAATTTCAGGCGGCCATCACGCGCATCGTCGCCGCCTGCCGTGCGGCCGGAAAGTACTGCATGTTCTTCACCGGCACGGCCGACGGCGTGGTCGACGGCTTCCGCAGGGGCTTCGACGCCATGGCCTACAGCCTCGACGCCGCGCTGTTCATTCAGGGCGTGAAGCGCGATGTGGAGGACATCCGCAGCCGACTGTAA
- a CDS encoding ferrous iron transport protein A produces MTQIQTLSELLPGQSATVRSVCAPDGMQRRLRDLGLIENTRVVCLGRSPMGDPSAYLIRGTVIALRRCDCCGIRVAVP; encoded by the coding sequence ATGACACAGATCCAAACGCTCAGCGAGCTGCTGCCCGGCCAGAGCGCGACCGTGCGCAGCGTGTGCGCGCCCGACGGGATGCAGCGGCGGCTGCGCGACCTCGGCCTGATTGAAAACACGCGCGTCGTCTGCCTCGGCCGCAGCCCCATGGGCGACCCGAGCGCCTATCTCATCCGCGGCACGGTGATCGCGCTGCGGCGGTGCGACTGCTGCGGCATCCGCGTGGCCGTGCCGTAA
- a CDS encoding ferrous iron transporter B — MGLTHRSVGAHAAAFGGTRRAGERVVALAGNPNVGKSTVFNALTGMHQHTGNWAGKTVGCTCGRCRSARENYFFVDIPGTYSLCPHSAEEAVACDFVRGGEADAVVVVCDATCLERTLVLALQVRSVTPNLIVCVNLLDEARRKRITIDLPELQAQLGVPVVGVTARKKKTLSALLDALDTVAAAPQPQPDAAPPADPANDVRRAEAICRACVTYGTAEYAARDRRLDRLLTSRATGYPVMLLGLAGVLWLTIAGANAPSEWLARALGWVQAQFSALLTALRAPLWLQGLLVDGMFRTLAWVVAVMLPPMAIFFPLFTLLEDAGYLPRVAYNLDRPFHACHACGKQALTMCMGLGCNAAGVVGCRIIDSERERLLAVLTNSLMPCNGRFPALIALMTMFFAAAGGSSLVSALLLTAALVLSVGLTFGATWLLSMTVLRGRPSAFALELPPYRAPQVGQVIVRSVFDRTLFVLGRAAAVAAPAGMILWTLANVHIGGASLLAWCANALDPLGRVMGMDGVLLLAFVLGFPANEIVLPIAVMGYLAQGSLGDSLGLAQMHALLTANGWTWTTAVSAVLFFLLHWPCSTTLWTIRRETGSTKWTLLAALLPTAMGMALCTAFTALARALGW, encoded by the coding sequence ATGGGACTGACGCACCGCTCTGTCGGCGCGCACGCGGCCGCGTTCGGCGGCACACGCCGGGCGGGCGAGCGCGTCGTGGCGCTGGCAGGCAACCCGAACGTCGGCAAGAGCACCGTCTTTAACGCCCTGACCGGGATGCACCAGCACACCGGCAACTGGGCGGGCAAGACCGTCGGCTGCACGTGCGGCCGCTGCCGCTCGGCGCGGGAGAACTATTTTTTCGTGGACATTCCGGGCACATACTCCCTGTGCCCGCACTCGGCGGAGGAGGCCGTCGCGTGCGACTTTGTGCGCGGCGGCGAGGCCGACGCCGTGGTCGTCGTGTGCGATGCGACGTGCCTGGAGCGCACGCTCGTGCTCGCGCTGCAGGTGCGCAGTGTGACGCCGAACCTGATCGTGTGCGTGAACCTGCTCGACGAGGCGCGGCGCAAGCGCATCACGATCGACCTGCCGGAGCTGCAGGCGCAGCTCGGCGTGCCGGTCGTGGGCGTGACGGCGCGAAAAAAGAAAACGCTCTCTGCCCTGCTCGACGCGCTCGACACCGTCGCGGCGGCGCCGCAGCCGCAGCCGGACGCAGCGCCGCCGGCAGACCCCGCGAACGACGTGCGCCGGGCAGAGGCCATCTGCCGCGCGTGCGTGACTTACGGCACGGCCGAATACGCCGCGCGCGACCGGCGGCTCGACCGCCTGCTCACGAGCCGGGCGACCGGCTACCCCGTCATGCTGCTGGGGCTGGCGGGCGTGCTGTGGCTGACGATCGCGGGCGCGAACGCCCCGTCGGAATGGCTGGCGCGCGCGCTCGGCTGGGTGCAGGCACAGTTTTCGGCATTGCTCACGGCGCTGCGCGCACCGCTCTGGCTGCAGGGGCTGCTGGTGGACGGCATGTTCCGGACGCTGGCGTGGGTCGTGGCCGTGATGCTGCCGCCGATGGCCATCTTTTTCCCGCTGTTTACGCTGCTCGAGGACGCGGGGTATCTGCCGCGCGTGGCGTATAACCTCGACCGGCCGTTTCACGCCTGCCATGCGTGCGGCAAGCAGGCGCTGACGATGTGCATGGGTCTCGGCTGCAACGCGGCGGGCGTGGTCGGCTGCCGGATCATCGACTCCGAGCGCGAGCGGCTGCTCGCCGTGCTGACCAATAGCCTCATGCCGTGCAACGGGCGGTTTCCGGCGCTCATCGCGCTCATGACCATGTTCTTTGCCGCGGCCGGCGGCAGCTCGCTCGTCAGTGCGCTGCTGCTCACGGCGGCGCTCGTGCTGAGCGTGGGGCTGACGTTCGGCGCGACGTGGCTGCTGAGCATGACCGTGCTGCGCGGCAGACCGTCGGCCTTCGCGCTGGAGCTGCCGCCGTACCGCGCACCGCAGGTCGGGCAGGTCATCGTGCGCTCCGTGTTCGACCGGACGCTGTTCGTGCTCGGGCGCGCGGCCGCCGTGGCCGCGCCGGCCGGGATGATTCTTTGGACGCTGGCAAACGTGCACATCGGCGGCGCGAGCCTGCTGGCGTGGTGCGCGAATGCGCTCGACCCGCTCGGGCGGGTGATGGGCATGGACGGCGTGCTGCTGCTGGCGTTCGTGCTCGGATTTCCGGCCAACGAGATCGTGCTGCCGATCGCCGTGATGGGGTATCTGGCGCAAGGCAGTCTGGGCGATTCGCTCGGGCTGGCACAGATGCACGCACTGCTGACCGCCAACGGCTGGACGTGGACGACCGCCGTGAGCGCCGTGCTGTTTTTCCTGCTGCACTGGCCGTGCTCGACGACGCTCTGGACCATCCGGCGCGAGACCGGCAGCACAAAATGGACACTGCTGGCGGCGCTGCTGCCGACGGCGATGGGCATGGCGCTGTGCACGGCGTTCACAGCGCTGGCGCGCGCACTCGGATGGTGA
- a CDS encoding exonuclease SbcCD subunit D, whose translation MKFLHLADLHLGKRVNGFSMLEDQAYILRQILAILDDERPDGVLIAGDIYDKPVPPTEAVELLDGFLTELCARGVPVLLISGNHDSPERLAFGGRVMGSCGIHIAPVYGGAVAPVVLRDEIGPVYLWLLPFLKPAHVRRWFPDAQIESYTDAVAAAIAHMDIDDSARNVLVTHQFVTGGARSGSEELSVGGTDNVDSSVFAPFDYVALGHLHGAQQIGRPTIRYAGSPLKYSFSEASQRKSVTVVTLGEKSAVDVRTVPLTPLRDLREIRGSYDELTARSFYEHTTYRSDYLHLILTDEQDVFDAVGRLRAIYPYLMTLDYDNARTRAAGAVAAPAAMEQRTPLELFEALYLQQNNQPMSDEQRAFAAQLMEEIQEAQP comes from the coding sequence ATGAAATTTCTTCACCTCGCCGACCTGCACCTCGGCAAGCGGGTCAACGGCTTTTCAATGCTGGAGGATCAGGCTTATATCCTGCGGCAAATTCTCGCCATTCTGGACGACGAGCGGCCGGACGGCGTGCTGATCGCAGGCGACATATACGACAAGCCCGTGCCGCCGACCGAAGCCGTCGAGCTGCTCGACGGATTTTTGACCGAGTTGTGCGCGCGCGGCGTGCCCGTTTTGCTCATCAGCGGCAACCACGACTCGCCGGAGCGGCTCGCCTTCGGCGGGCGGGTCATGGGCAGCTGCGGCATCCACATCGCGCCGGTCTACGGCGGCGCGGTCGCGCCCGTCGTGCTGCGCGACGAAATCGGGCCTGTGTACCTGTGGCTGCTGCCGTTTTTGAAGCCCGCGCACGTGCGCCGCTGGTTCCCGGACGCGCAGATCGAGAGCTACACCGACGCCGTGGCCGCCGCCATCGCGCACATGGACATCGACGACAGCGCGCGCAACGTGCTCGTGACGCACCAGTTCGTGACCGGCGGCGCGCGCAGCGGCTCGGAGGAGCTGTCCGTCGGCGGGACGGACAATGTGGACAGCAGCGTGTTCGCGCCGTTTGACTACGTGGCGCTCGGCCACCTGCACGGCGCGCAGCAGATCGGCCGCCCGACGATCCGCTACGCCGGGTCGCCGCTCAAGTACTCGTTTTCCGAGGCGAGCCAGCGCAAATCCGTCACCGTCGTGACGCTGGGCGAAAAGAGCGCGGTCGACGTGCGCACCGTGCCGCTGACGCCGCTGCGCGACCTGCGCGAGATCCGCGGCAGCTACGACGAGCTAACCGCACGGAGCTTTTACGAGCACACGACCTACCGCAGCGACTACCTGCACCTGATCCTCACGGACGAGCAGGACGTGTTCGACGCCGTGGGGCGGCTGCGGGCGATCTACCCATACCTGATGACGCTCGACTACGACAACGCCCGCACGCGCGCCGCCGGGGCGGTGGCAGCGCCGGCGGCCATGGAGCAGCGCACACCGCTGGAGCTGTTCGAAGCGCTCTACTTACAGCAAAACAACCAGCCCATGAGCGACGAGCAGCGCGCGTTCGCGGCGCAGCTCATGGAGGAGATTCAGGAGGCGCAGCCATGA
- a CDS encoding SMC family ATPase, translating into MRPLNLTMSAFGPYAGQTTVDFSVLGTSGLYLITGDTGAGKTTIFDAITYALYGEASGESRESSMLRSKYAAPETPTFVELTFLNGGKTYTVRRNPEYTRPKTRGTGTTVQKADAELTMPDGRIITKARDVTAAVTDIVGVDREQFARIAMIAQGEFRKLLLAQTDERKAIFRQIFHTGQYQALQNRLKEEAAALDRQCGELEAGLRQAAGSIRCDAPETLPDALDTDALLAALDTLLHADEAALTQAQAEHAETETQREQVLSDLGKAEALEAARGKLAEAESAWTEAQAEMKAAQAALDTATASQPEIQSRRQGITRLEDALRRYEQLDTLRAQAEAERKRLAQKRSDLDAARARTDAAAKAVETARGKLSGQPKLAVAAAQAGHAQDAAAQRGALSQSCRALTPPLDPDTLAETLPALRAAAARDAEALAAQHTAQQQALSALQALEAGLPAQEEALRRQQADIQERAQELSARAARCAELDAEAERRAQELPHENRAAAQRALVETRTQCEALQQALDTARERSSAAQSVLAALTGKRDALRAQIQAAPPADIAALRTRRDALTVRAEQLQRQISTCDARLEQNRAARTAIDTRRQQHAAVRARWQWVHALAATANGAVPGKEKIMLETYIQTAYFDRILGRANTRLLIMSGGQYELRRCARAGDNRSQTGLELEVIDHYNGTARSVKTLSGGETFAASLSLALGLSDEVQATAGGVQLEAMFVDEGFGSLDSEALQQALAALVGVSGGSRIVGIISHVAELKDRIDRQIIVTKDRSGGSRVQVQA; encoded by the coding sequence ATGAGACCGCTGAACCTGACCATGTCCGCCTTCGGCCCGTACGCCGGGCAGACGACCGTGGACTTTTCCGTGCTCGGCACGTCCGGGCTCTACCTCATCACCGGCGACACGGGCGCCGGCAAGACGACGATCTTTGACGCGATCACCTACGCGCTCTATGGCGAGGCGAGCGGCGAGAGCCGCGAGAGCTCCATGCTGCGCAGCAAATACGCAGCGCCCGAAACGCCGACGTTCGTGGAGCTCACCTTCTTAAACGGCGGCAAGACCTACACCGTGCGCCGCAATCCCGAATACACGCGCCCGAAAACGCGCGGCACGGGCACGACCGTGCAGAAGGCAGACGCCGAGCTGACGATGCCGGACGGCCGCATCATCACCAAGGCGCGCGACGTGACCGCCGCCGTGACGGACATCGTCGGCGTCGACCGGGAGCAGTTTGCCCGCATCGCCATGATCGCGCAGGGGGAATTCCGCAAGCTGCTGCTCGCCCAGACGGACGAGCGCAAGGCCATCTTCCGCCAGATCTTCCACACGGGGCAGTATCAGGCGCTGCAAAACCGGCTCAAGGAGGAGGCCGCCGCGCTCGACCGGCAGTGCGGCGAGCTGGAGGCCGGGCTGCGTCAGGCGGCCGGGAGCATCCGCTGTGACGCGCCGGAGACACTGCCGGACGCGCTGGACACCGACGCGCTGCTCGCGGCGCTGGACACGCTGCTGCACGCGGACGAAGCCGCGCTGACGCAGGCGCAGGCGGAGCACGCGGAGACGGAGACACAGCGCGAGCAGGTGCTCTCCGACCTCGGCAAGGCGGAGGCGCTTGAGGCCGCGCGCGGGAAACTCGCCGAAGCGGAGAGCGCGTGGACGGAGGCACAGGCGGAAATGAAGGCGGCACAGGCGGCGCTGGACACCGCTACGGCCTCGCAGCCGGAGATCCAGAGCCGGCGGCAGGGCATCACGCGGCTGGAGGACGCGCTGCGGCGGTATGAACAGCTCGACACACTGCGCGCGCAGGCGGAGGCGGAACGCAAACGGCTGGCGCAAAAGCGAAGCGACCTCGACGCGGCGCGCGCCCGGACGGACGCGGCCGCGAAGGCAGTGGAGACCGCGCGCGGGAAACTGAGCGGGCAGCCGAAGCTGGCCGTGGCCGCCGCGCAGGCCGGGCACGCGCAGGACGCGGCCGCGCAGCGCGGCGCGCTCTCGCAATCGTGCCGGGCGCTGACGCCGCCGCTCGACCCGGACACGCTGGCGGAGACCCTCCCCGCTCTGCGCGCAGCGGCTGCGCGCGACGCCGAAGCGCTCGCAGCGCAGCACACGGCGCAGCAGCAGGCACTCTCGGCGCTGCAGGCGCTGGAGGCCGGCCTGCCGGCGCAGGAGGAAGCGCTCCGGCGGCAGCAGGCAGACATACAGGAACGCGCGCAGGAGCTGTCCGCACGTGCGGCGCGATGCGCGGAGCTGGACGCGGAGGCCGAACGCCGCGCACAGGAGCTGCCGCACGAAAACCGCGCGGCAGCGCAGCGCGCGCTCGTCGAGACACGCACGCAGTGCGAGGCGCTGCAGCAGGCGCTGGACACGGCGCGCGAACGCAGCAGCGCGGCACAGTCCGTGCTCGCCGCGCTGACCGGAAAGCGCGACGCGCTGCGCGCACAGATCCAGGCCGCGCCGCCGGCGGACATCGCCGCCCTGCGCACGCGGCGGGATGCGCTGACCGTGCGCGCCGAGCAGCTGCAAAGGCAGATCAGCACCTGTGATGCGCGCCTGGAGCAAAACCGCGCGGCCCGCACCGCCATCGACACGCGGCGGCAGCAGCACGCCGCCGTGCGCGCGCGCTGGCAATGGGTGCACGCGCTGGCCGCGACGGCCAACGGCGCCGTGCCCGGCAAGGAAAAGATCATGCTCGAGACCTACATCCAGACCGCGTACTTCGACCGCATCCTTGGCCGCGCGAACACGCGCCTGCTCATCATGTCCGGCGGGCAGTACGAGCTGCGCCGCTGCGCCCGCGCGGGCGACAACCGCAGCCAGACCGGGCTGGAGCTGGAGGTCATCGACCACTACAACGGCACGGCGCGCAGCGTCAAGACGCTCTCCGGCGGCGAGACGTTCGCCGCCTCCCTGTCGCTGGCGCTCGGCCTGTCCGACGAGGTGCAGGCAACCGCCGGCGGCGTGCAGCTCGAGGCCATGTTCGTCGACGAGGGCTTCGGCTCGCTCGACAGCGAGGCGCTGCAGCAGGCGCTCGCCGCGCTCGTGGGCGTGTCGGGCGGCAGCCGCATCGTGGGCATCATCTCCCACGTGGCGGAGCTCAAGGACCGCATCGACCGGCAGATCATCGTGACGAAAGACCGCAGCGGCGGCAGCCGCGTGCAGGTTCAGGCATAA
- a CDS encoding zinc ribbon domain-containing protein, with the protein MLCPKCGAQLSDSAVICRACGAMLPEQPVAPKAPYPPASQPAEPTASAQPAAPRTCTKCGAPLDDGVRFCTNCGAPAPEPSAPSDTTRSASAGPAQSAPPQQDTANASYTGAAAPFGPGICPRCGSRLAPGARFCTVCGMPAPEAPQGQADWYAPAPGGGVSSPEIGPKHKPKKLLIGLLCGFAALVVIVAVVAGIFAARQAGEPSTAGGAEVDRLLERYFTYFKADDTDAMLDLFLPEVITYMQDDDTAAGREAALIQLDDWYYDYGKAIDDYYVYDDDSLDASDVREIQRELGVRIDDNVIVACDVTYQNGQDNDFYFEFVQVDGQWYLLFVVE; encoded by the coding sequence ATGCTCTGCCCGAAATGCGGCGCGCAGCTGTCTGACAGTGCCGTGATCTGCCGCGCCTGCGGCGCCATGCTGCCCGAGCAGCCCGTCGCCCCGAAAGCGCCGTACCCGCCGGCATCCCAGCCGGCCGAACCCACTGCGTCCGCGCAGCCCGCCGCCCCGCGCACCTGCACGAAATGCGGCGCGCCGCTCGATGACGGCGTTCGTTTTTGCACCAACTGCGGCGCACCCGCGCCGGAACCGTCTGCTCCGTCCGACACAACGCGATCCGCTTCCGCCGGCCCGGCACAGTCCGCACCGCCGCAGCAGGACACGGCGAACGCGTCCTACACCGGCGCGGCAGCTCCGTTCGGCCCGGGCATTTGCCCGCGCTGCGGAAGCCGGCTCGCGCCCGGCGCGCGTTTTTGCACCGTTTGCGGCATGCCCGCGCCCGAAGCGCCCCAGGGCCAGGCCGACTGGTATGCGCCTGCGCCCGGCGGCGGGGTCTCCTCGCCGGAGATCGGCCCGAAGCACAAGCCGAAGAAGCTGCTCATCGGTCTGCTGTGCGGCTTTGCCGCGCTGGTCGTGATCGTGGCGGTCGTGGCCGGCATTTTCGCTGCCCGTCAGGCGGGCGAGCCCAGCACGGCCGGCGGCGCGGAGGTGGACCGGCTCCTCGAGCGCTACTTCACGTATTTCAAGGCCGATGACACCGATGCCATGCTCGATCTCTTCCTGCCGGAGGTTATCACCTACATGCAGGACGACGATACCGCCGCCGGCCGCGAGGCCGCCCTCATCCAGCTCGACGACTGGTATTATGACTACGGCAAGGCCATCGATGATTATTACGTCTATGACGACGACAGTCTCGACGCCAGCGACGTGCGCGAGATCCAGCGCGAGCTCGGCGTGCGCATCGACGACAATGTCATCGTTGCCTGCGACGTGACGTATCAAAACGGGCAGGACAACGACTTTTATTTCGAGTTCGTCCAGGTCGACGGGCAGTGGTATCTGCTGTTTGTCGTGGAGTGA